One segment of Sesamum indicum cultivar Zhongzhi No. 13 linkage group LG4, S_indicum_v1.0, whole genome shotgun sequence DNA contains the following:
- the LOC105159639 gene encoding homogentisate solanesyltransferase, chloroplastic, whose amino-acid sequence MELSVSSLTLRISLHSSPLSSSCRNKLPPFRTPSVFLNSSNYFPSSTGFHTPQFSFPSLSIKTYTRHSIWACSKVDAAGTDPLLNKVSQFRDAFWRFLRPHTIRGTTLGSISLVTRALIENPNLIRWSLLLKAFSGLLALICGNGYIVGINQIYDVGIDKVNKPYLPIAAGDLSEKSAWFLVLLLAAAGLLIVGFNFGPFITSLYCLGLFLGTIYSVPPFRMKRFPVAAFLIIATVRFYLMXXXXYYATRAALGLTFEWSLPVAFITTFVTLFALVIAITKDLPDVEGDRKFQISTLATKLGVRNIALLGSGLLLINYIGSVLAAIYMPQAFKRNFMIPSHVILALGLTFQAWVLERANYTQEAISEFYRFIWNLFYAEYIIFPFI is encoded by the exons ATGGAGCTTTCAGTCTCATCCCTCACACTCAGGATTTCTCTTCATTCTTCTCCCTTAAGTTCCAGCTGCAGAAACAAGCTGCCCCCTTTCAGGACTCCCTCCGTATTCCTCAACTCTTCCAACTACTTTCCTTCTTCAACTGGCTTCCACACTCCCCAATTCTCCTTCCCAAGCCTCTCCATCAAAACCTACACCCGCCATTCCATCTGG GCCTGCTCTAAAGTTGATGCTGCTGGAACTGATCCACTGTTGAATAAAGTTTCCCAGTTCAGGGATGCCTTCTGGAGATTTCTGAGGCCCCACACAATACGTGGAACAACATTAGGATCTAT TTCTTTAGTAACCAGAGCTTTAATCGAGAATCCAAATCTCATAAGGTGGTCATTGTTGCTGAAGGCATTTTCTGGACTTCTAGCACTCATATGTGGAAATGGTTACATAGTCGGCATTAATCAGATATATGATGTTGGTATTGACAA GGTGAACAAACCTTACTTGCCTATAGCTGCTGGAGATCTTTCAGAAAAGTCTGCGTGGTTTTTGGTGTTATTGCTTGCTGCTGCTGGTCTTCTGATTGTTGgattcaattttggtcctttcatTACTTCTCTTTACTGCCTTGGTCTTTTCCTTGGCACCATCTATTCTGTTCCTCCATTTCGGATGAAGAGATTTCCTGTCGCAGCATTTCTTATAATAGCCACAGTAAGGTTTTATCTAATG NNNNNNNNNNTGTATTATGCCACAAGGGCTGCTCTTGGCCTAACATTTGAATggag TTTACCAGTTGCATTCATCACCACATTTGTCACATTATTTGCTCTTGTTATTGCCATAACTAAAGATCTCCCAGATGTGGAAGGTGATCGCAA GTTTCAGATATCTACGTTGGCAACAAAACTTGGTGTGAGAAATATTGCGCTGCTTGGATCTGGACTTCtgttgataaattacattggTTCTGTTCTTGCGGCAATTTACATGCCTCAG GCCTTTAAGAGAAACTTCATGATACCTTCACATGTTATCTTGGCATTAGGTTTAACGTTCCAG GCATGGGTACTAGAAAGAGCAAATTATACCCAG GAAGCGATCTCTGAATTTTATCGTTTCATATGGAATTTGTTTTATGCTGAGTATATAATATTCCCCTTTATATAG
- the LOC105159768 gene encoding IQ domain-containing protein IQM6, with the protein MGVTFSVPFVNDLDEKLESVLVRSISFGSHNANDSESVGFNGRDSKPAKLKSFGSGKMILEGTLSFQGKELEAKISLQPSPSNSEDHTTFRSFSFRSRNAPDKLPAADTVPEKNVQTPLPESGSSRHLAALKLQKTYKSFRTRRQLADCAVLVEQRWWKLLDFAELKRSSISFFEIEKPETAVSRWSRARTRAAKVGKGLSKDDKARKLALQHWLEAIDPRHRYGHNLQFYYAHWLQCDSKQPFFYWLDIGEGRDVNLERCPRSKLQQQCIKYLGPTERSAYEVIITNGKLVYKQGGKLLDTREGPEDVKWIFVLSVSKILYVGQKKKGTFQHSSFLAGGATLSAGRLVVEDGVLKAVWPHSGHYLPTEENFEAFMAFLLEHNVDLSVVQRAPCNGEEEVVFGFRNSISVPDIRSARNESNNKNEEDEKTDSSKKYCIDAENIHPPVSRWSRKLHSKIALLQIPRRDDVLELFSTPKPGPPESPSDGYETADECLSDSEFSVSKQNLFNQDQEQEYEEPIPREKIMKRINSHKGMKSYQLANQLSCRWTTGAGPRIGCVRDYPSELQFRVMEEVCLSPRSTFSSPRGSSRSPTTATATPTSSLRERSPLGTESPNAAEIVIP; encoded by the exons ATGGGAGTGACATTTTCTGTTCCATTTGTCAACGATTTGGATGAGAAGCTGGAGTCTGTCTTAGTTAGATCAATTAGCTTTGGAAGTCATAATGCCAACGATTCCGAGTCGGTCGGTTTTAATGGTAGAGATTCTAAACCTGCTAAGTTGAAATCTTTTGGTTCCGGAAAGATGATTCTTGAAGGCACCCTTAGCTTTCAAGGGAAAGAATTGGAGGCCAAGATCTCACTGCAGCCTTCCCCTTCAAATTCAGAGGACCATACTACGTTCCGATCGTTCAGCTTCAGAAGCAGAAATGCCCCTGACAAATTGCCTGCAGCTGATACCGTGCCCGAGAAAAATGTCCAAACACCTTTGCCTGAATCTGGTAGCAGTAGACATCTAGCTGCCTTAAAGTTGCAAAAGACATACAAAAGTTTTCGGACACGAAGGCAACTTGCAGATTGTGCAGTTCTGGTGGAACAAAGATG GTGGAAGCTCTTGGATTTTGCAGAGCTGAAGCGTAGTTCTATATCGTTCTTTGAGATTGAGAAACCTGAAACAGCTGTATCGCGCTGGTCGAGAGCAAGAACCAGGGCTGCTAAG GTGGGGAAAGGTTTGTCGAAGGATGACAAGGCACGTAAACTTGCTTTGCAGCATTGGCTCGAGGCT ATTGATCCGAGACACCGGTATGGTCACAAcctacaattttattatgccCATTGGCTCCAATGTGACAGTAAACAGCCTTTCTTCTACTG GCTAGACATTGGCGAAGGTCGGGATGTAAATCTAGAGAGATGCCCTAGATCGAAACTTCAACAAcaatgtataaaatatcttGGTCCG ACCGAGAGAAGTGCATATGAAGTTATCATAACAAACGGAAAGTTGGTATACAAGCAGGGCGGGAAGCTTCTGGATACAAGGGAAGGGCCGGAAGATGTAAAATGGATCTTTGTTCTCAGTGTGTCCAAGATTCTGTATGTTGGACAGAAGAAGAAAGGCACGTTTCAACATTCAAGTTTCTTGGCTGGTGGTGCAACATTATCAGCTGGACGCTTAGTTGTAGAAGATGGTGTTCTTAAG GCGGTTTGGCCTCACAGTGGGCACTACCTCCCAacagaagaaaattttgaagcaTTTATGGCGTTTCTTTTGGAACACAATGTTGATCTGAGTGTCGTTCAG AGAGCTCCCTGTAATGGAGAGGAGGAAGTTGTTTTTGGCTTCCGAAATAGCATCTCAGTACCAGATATCAGGAGCGCCAGAAACGAAAGCAACAACAAGAATGAAGAGGATGAGAAAACTGATTCAAGCAAAAAGTATTGCATCGATGCTGAAAATATACATCCACCTGTATCGAGATGGTCCAGGAAGTTACATTCGAAAATCGCTCTACTTCAAATACCAAGAAGGGACGACGTGCTTGAGTTATTCTCCACTCCAAAACCAGGGCCTCCGGAAAGTCCATCAGATGGATATGAGACAGCAGACGAGTGTTTATCAGACTCAGAATTTTCTGTCTCCAAGCAGAATTTATTCAACCAAGATCAGGAACAAGAATATGAAGAGCCCATCCCCAGGGAAAAGATCATGAAGAGAATAAACTCACATAAAGGCATGAAGTCTTATCAGTTGGCCAATCAACTGTCATGCAGATGGACCACGGGAGCCGGCCCACGAATCGGATGTGTGAGGGATTATCCTTCTGAGCTCCAATTCAGGGTGATGGAGGAGGTTTGTTTGTCTCCAAGAAGCACATTCTCCTCCCCTCGTGGAAGTAGTAGGAGCCCAACTACGGCCACCGCTACTCCTACCAGCTCACTGAGAGAAAGAAGTCCACTTGGTACAGAGTCACCAAATGCCGCTGAGATTGTCATACCATAA